The Cryptomeria japonica chromosome 2, Sugi_1.0, whole genome shotgun sequence region CAACTACATTACTTGCATGAAAATTATCGACAATATATATTGATTCCTTTATGATATTAATATCTATATGTTGGCTTAGAACATTTAATCATCATTCACAACTCATCATGTTGGCCAAGGATGAATTCTCAATTTAAAACATGTAATGTATAGTCGACTTGACCCTaaatcaaatgcattaacacaTGAGTAATAACACCTTGTGTGCTTGTCATGAACTCAATTGGTTCCATATTACTATCACACGCTTCCTCCATGTGGTGCATGTTCCCTTTCTCTGGCGCACCCAATAGAAACTCGTGTACAAACAACAAACACACACAATGTTCACTCTGGCACTTCTAATCCTCTATCCTTTAAGGAAATCCCTCTGGAACTTGAATGCAATGTACTTAATGTATTGCCTTAATTTCCAAGGAAGCCAAAATAACCACTAGCGGTACCAAAAACAATACCAGTAAAACTTGGTATATTTACCGCTTTTGAACAATGAATCTTAAAAAATTATCATAAACACTTTCAGACTTCCAAAAATATAATATACACTTGAGAACAAATAATTTCAATATGAACTCTTTGTATTTCTTTTATAATAACAAAATCAACACTCTCAaaattccttcattcattcattcaaagacaaagaagaagaagaagaagaagaacaacaacTACTTTTAACATCCACGAAGCTAAACATTGGAAGGCTATGAGACAATCAGACTTGTCATCATTAACTttcatattttgattatttttctaCACAAGCTAATGATTAACTCCCTCAAAGTCTTCGAAGACCCCTCATTGAAAAAACTAAACCAAGACCCAACTGACAAAATATAAAGAATGTCAATCTCTAATGAGTAGAAGTGAAAAACTTCATACCTAACTATGACTTAGAGAATTCTTTGCCACAAAACTCTTCCAAATATGCATAGATGGTGACTGATTGTCAATATGAAGTTACACAAAAATCTGATTTTGTCCCTAACTCGATTTATGAAATGAAAATTATGGTGATAATTTCCCTGTCATTATCCAGAGCCTGATTTATGGTCTGACATTTTGCTTCCATGATTCTCTGGAAGAGGCTCGGCCAACACCATCCGTTGAAATAAAAATCTTTGATTGTACGCGGCACCGACATGGCTATGCATTTATATCTGCCTTCCATCAATAATGCTCCTCTGTACTTCTCATGGCCGCCATTTCACTGCCTTTGTTGCTTTTTTCTTCATCTTATTTCAACTCAGATCCAATTGgagaagaagaatttgaagaatgTAACACTCTTACTGTACTTGATTATGGGAATACTGGAAAGCCAAGCCGCTGGATGACGCCACAGTATTTGAACTTACAGATTCGCTGCTCAGGGTAATGGAAAGAAAAACAATTAGGGTTTTagctaaatttaggtttttttttctGTTCTGAACTTCTTTAATTCGGGGATttagctaaaataaataaattcctTTTAAATTCTTTGAAAAATAATAGATTGATGAGGGACGAAGCACATAGGGCTCTGAAGCACCATTTCAGAGGTGAAAGAAATGAAAGTCTGCAGAATTCATCTGGTGTTAGGAACAAAATCAAATGGCCGCATGAAAATGAGGTGAGTTTAGTTTAATTTGTCTTGTAAGAAAGAACTAGCAATTGCCTTCTGAATTATTTTGGGGGTTTTATACTTATTATTTGGTGAAAGCTTGAATGAAACAGAATGAAGATGGGAATTTTGTGGAAAATTGTTTTGGAGAATCGCTGCTGCCCACATTTCTTGCTGTAGAGGTTGATGATTGCAAATTGGGCAGTGAGGTTTTGCAAGAGTCTTTAACTGATCTGAGCAACGGGAATCGAACTGTTGGTGATGCAGAACAGAGCAACCAGTTGTAAAGAATGAGG contains the following coding sequences:
- the LOC131055737 gene encoding uncharacterized protein LOC131055737, translated to MAAISLPLLLFSSSYFNSDPIGEEEFEECNTLTVLDYGNTGKPSRWMTPQYLNLQIRCSGLMRDEAHRALKHHFRGERNESLQNSSGVRNKIKWPHENENEDGNFVENCFGESLLPTFLAVEVDDCKLGSEVLQESLTDLSNGNRTVGDAEQSNQL